A stretch of Campylobacter showae DNA encodes these proteins:
- a CDS encoding AAA family ATPase, whose translation MFDSDLSYLLEKAGQFAYSNFHEYLTSEHVLFVLVNLNEETRDILADAGLTDVEGLKSDLKNYLLQTNEQVPHHKQPRMTVLLEQIFKELNAELKDKNVGIRDLLFKIAARGDTYGAKILEFYDVDPQKIKQATKDDKQTRAKNFQNLAKYSSNLTKLAAEGKIDPIIGRENELARLMQTLSRRKKNNPILVGEAGVGKTAVVEGLALKIASGEVPQRLKQAQIFALDIGAMIAGTKYRGDFEKRLKDVMDEVAEQEDAIVFIDEIHTIVGTGATNGGGLDMSNLLKPALANGSLRCIGATTYAEYRSFFEKEKALSRRFAKIDVVEPSADESVEILKGLRAKYESFHRVKFSDEILTKSVELAKKYLNDRFLPDSAIDLIDEVGAALALQNRSKTVKISDLSAVLSKMANIPDTNLKSDAAANLKNLAQRLKSEIFGQDEAVDTLVAAIKRSYAGLKQPNAPVGVFLFTGSSGVGKSELSAALARNLGVHFERFDMSEYMEKHSVSRLIGAPPGYVGFEEGGILTNAVKKHPYSVILFDEIEKASDEMINVFLQIFDGASLTDNTGAKSDFRNAVIIMSSNLGSKEAPTLGFSKDESGKADSAVKGFFSPEFRNRIDKIVHFNDLSEGALSLIAQKIINEINSSLAEKKVVIKASAEAKKYLWQKGYSKEFGARNLKRLVQDEISTKLSDEILFGALKNGGVANIALKNGELAFKFEATK comes from the coding sequence ATGTTTGACTCGGATTTAAGCTATCTTTTGGAAAAGGCCGGGCAGTTTGCCTACTCGAATTTTCACGAGTATCTAACCAGCGAGCACGTGCTTTTCGTGCTGGTAAATTTAAACGAAGAGACTAGAGATATCCTGGCTGACGCAGGGCTCACCGACGTCGAGGGACTAAAAAGCGATCTAAAAAACTATCTACTGCAAACCAACGAGCAGGTGCCGCACCACAAACAGCCGCGCATGACGGTGCTTTTGGAGCAAATTTTTAAAGAGCTAAACGCCGAGCTAAAGGACAAAAATGTCGGTATCAGGGATTTGCTCTTTAAAATCGCGGCCAGAGGCGACACGTACGGGGCTAAAATTTTAGAATTTTACGACGTCGATCCGCAAAAGATCAAGCAAGCAACAAAAGACGACAAGCAGACTCGCGCTAAAAACTTCCAAAACCTAGCCAAATACTCGTCAAATTTAACCAAACTAGCCGCCGAGGGTAAAATAGATCCGATCATCGGGCGAGAAAACGAGCTAGCAAGGCTAATGCAAACCCTAAGCCGCCGCAAGAAAAATAATCCGATCCTAGTTGGCGAAGCGGGCGTGGGCAAAACCGCCGTAGTCGAAGGGCTCGCGCTAAAAATCGCAAGCGGCGAAGTGCCGCAGCGGCTAAAACAGGCGCAAATTTTCGCACTAGACATCGGCGCGATGATAGCCGGTACGAAATACCGCGGCGACTTTGAAAAGCGCCTAAAAGACGTGATGGACGAGGTGGCCGAGCAAGAAGACGCGATAGTTTTTATCGACGAGATCCACACGATCGTGGGCACGGGAGCCACGAACGGCGGCGGGCTTGATATGTCGAATTTACTAAAGCCCGCGCTTGCTAACGGCTCGCTTCGCTGCATCGGAGCAACGACGTACGCGGAGTATCGCAGCTTTTTTGAAAAAGAAAAAGCCCTCTCGCGCCGATTTGCTAAAATCGACGTCGTAGAGCCGAGCGCGGACGAGAGCGTCGAGATCCTAAAAGGGCTTCGCGCTAAATACGAGAGCTTTCACAGAGTCAAATTTAGCGACGAAATTTTAACTAAAAGCGTAGAGCTAGCCAAAAAATACCTAAACGATAGATTTTTGCCAGATAGCGCCATCGATCTCATCGACGAGGTCGGCGCGGCCTTAGCCCTACAAAACAGAAGCAAAACCGTAAAAATCTCCGATCTAAGCGCGGTTTTGAGCAAGATGGCAAATATCCCCGATACCAATCTAAAATCGGACGCCGCGGCAAATTTGAAAAATCTAGCCCAAAGACTGAAGTCCGAAATTTTCGGCCAAGATGAGGCCGTAGATACGCTAGTAGCGGCGATCAAACGCTCTTATGCGGGGCTAAAGCAACCAAACGCGCCAGTCGGTGTGTTTTTATTTACTGGATCAAGCGGCGTGGGCAAAAGCGAGCTAAGCGCGGCTCTAGCGCGAAATTTGGGCGTGCACTTCGAGCGATTTGACATGAGCGAATACATGGAAAAACATAGCGTATCGCGACTCATCGGCGCGCCTCCAGGATATGTCGGGTTTGAAGAGGGCGGCATACTCACAAACGCCGTTAAAAAACACCCTTATAGCGTGATTTTGTTTGACGAGATTGAAAAGGCCAGCGACGAGATGATAAACGTATTTTTGCAAATTTTTGACGGCGCTAGCCTCACCGATAACACGGGCGCAAAGAGCGATTTTCGCAACGCCGTCATCATAATGAGCTCAAATTTGGGCTCAAAAGAGGCTCCGACGCTGGGCTTTAGCAAGGATGAAAGCGGTAAAGCAGACTCTGCGGTAAAGGGATTTTTCAGCCCCGAGTTTCGCAACCGCATCGATAAAATCGTGCATTTTAACGATCTTAGCGAGGGCGCGCTAAGCCTCATAGCGCAAAAAATCATCAACGAGATAAACTCAAGCCTCGCCGAGAAAAAAGTCGTCATAAAAGCCTCAGCCGAAGCCAAAAAATACCTCTGGCAAAAGGGCTATAGTAAAGAATTCGGCGCCAGAAATCTAAAACGCCTGGTCCAAGACGAGATCTCGACCAAGCTTAGTGACGAGATACTTTTCGGCGCACTAAAAAACGGCGGCGTAGCAAATATCGCGCTAAAAAACGGCGAGCTGGCGTTTAAATTTGAAGCCACAAAATAA
- the aat gene encoding leucyl/phenylalanyl-tRNA--protein transferase, whose product MEKNYNFPDPAKAPANSPLAVGGDLSAQALLQAYNKGIFPWFLPGEPIYWWSPDPRAVLAPSEVRVQQSIKSALKKFEVRFDYDFENFLKICKSEREKREPTWLSENIVRAYLNLHRLGISHSVEVYDDGELAGGLYGQIFGKVFCGESMISLKTGASKVALIALCRALGPFNFLIDCQVMNDHLKFMGAKAMRRSEFLAKFNELKNQPSGFGEFKNLL is encoded by the coding sequence TTGGAAAAAAACTATAACTTCCCAGACCCCGCAAAAGCCCCCGCAAACTCCCCTTTGGCCGTCGGCGGCGACCTAAGCGCGCAGGCGCTTTTGCAAGCTTACAACAAAGGCATTTTTCCGTGGTTTTTACCCGGCGAGCCCATATACTGGTGGTCGCCCGATCCGCGCGCAGTGCTAGCTCCAAGCGAAGTGCGCGTACAACAAAGCATAAAATCCGCGCTTAAAAAATTTGAAGTACGGTTTGACTACGACTTTGAAAATTTTCTAAAAATCTGCAAAAGCGAGCGCGAAAAACGCGAACCAACGTGGCTATCGGAAAACATCGTACGCGCCTACCTAAATTTGCACCGTCTAGGTATCTCGCATAGCGTAGAGGTGTATGATGACGGAGAACTAGCAGGCGGACTTTACGGGCAAATTTTCGGTAAAGTCTTTTGCGGCGAAAGTATGATCAGCCTAAAAACAGGCGCGTCAAAGGTTGCTCTCATCGCGCTTTGCCGCGCTTTAGGGCCGTTTAATTTTCTCATCGACTGCCAGGTTATGAACGATCATCTAAAGTTTATGGGCGCAAAGGCGATGAGACGAAGCGAGTTTTTAGCCAAATTTAACGAACTAAAAAATCAGCCTAGCGGCTTTGGCGAATTTAAAAATTTACTCTAA
- the flgB gene encoding flagellar basal body rod protein FlgB, producing the protein MFAGIQTSKSKPLVESALASRNLRQQMISSNIANIDTPFYKARDIAFEAALSQTAQEIYGKDENKILKLAQTDDAHFPRVDFPASNGATIFLRDGHMARNDANTVDLDVETTELSKNAIMITALDRAMRQSGQIFKSVIDASSKI; encoded by the coding sequence ATGTTCGCAGGTATCCAAACCTCAAAATCAAAACCGCTCGTAGAAAGCGCGCTGGCAAGCAGAAATTTACGCCAGCAAATGATTTCTAGCAACATAGCAAACATCGACACGCCTTTTTACAAAGCCCGCGACATCGCGTTTGAAGCGGCTTTATCGCAAACGGCGCAAGAAATCTACGGCAAAGACGAAAATAAAATTTTAAAACTCGCGCAAACGGACGACGCGCACTTTCCTCGCGTGGATTTTCCGGCGTCAAACGGGGCGACAATATTTTTACGAGACGGACACATGGCGCGAAACGACGCAAACACCGTCGATCTAGACGTCGAAACGACCGAGCTTAGCAAAAACGCGATAATGATAACCGCACTCGACCGAGCTATGAGGCAAAGCGGCCAGATATTTAAAAGCGTGATCGACGCTAGCAGTAAAATTTAA
- the flgC gene encoding flagellar basal body rod protein FlgC — protein MSNYLSDFDISGYGLSAQRFRMNVISSNIANANTVRTAEGGPYRRREVIFKAVDFDSVLNDEVAKKHNLLEYENPLDDKFYTKDAKPAIMSVVVDKIVRDDKDFKLKYDPSHPDADARGYVAYPNINPVIEMADLIEATRAYQANVSAFQSAKTIAQSALELLQG, from the coding sequence ATGAGCAATTATTTAAGCGACTTTGATATTAGCGGATACGGACTAAGCGCCCAGCGTTTTAGAATGAACGTCATTAGCTCCAACATCGCCAACGCAAACACCGTACGAACGGCGGAAGGCGGCCCATATAGACGCCGCGAGGTGATATTTAAGGCGGTTGATTTTGATAGTGTACTAAACGATGAAGTGGCGAAAAAACATAACTTGCTCGAATACGAAAATCCGCTAGACGATAAATTCTATACAAAAGACGCAAAACCTGCTATAATGAGCGTCGTAGTTGACAAGATAGTGCGCGACGACAAGGACTTTAAGCTAAAATACGATCCGTCTCACCCCGACGCCGACGCGAGGGGCTACGTAGCGTACCCAAATATCAATCCAGTCATCGAAATGGCGGACTTGATCGAGGCCACGCGCGCCTATCAGGCAAATGTTTCGGCATTTCAGTCGGCTAAAACGATCGCTCAAAGCGCGTTAGAATTATTACAAGGTTAA
- the fliE gene encoding flagellar hook-basal body complex protein FliE, producing the protein MTNIDKIGSVASPFEKKEAKTLQNQKGELNFGDMLDNSLKELNEIQINADKAIADLATGEVKDLHQAAIAIGKADTSMKLMLEIRNKALSAYKEISRTQI; encoded by the coding sequence ATGACAAATATAGATAAAATCGGCTCGGTCGCTTCGCCGTTTGAAAAAAAAGAAGCAAAGACTCTGCAAAACCAAAAAGGGGAGTTAAATTTCGGCGACATGCTCGATAACTCGCTAAAAGAGCTAAACGAAATACAAATCAACGCAGACAAAGCCATCGCCGATCTAGCAACGGGCGAGGTAAAAGACCTGCACCAAGCAGCTATCGCTATCGGTAAGGCCGACACGTCGATGAAACTCATGCTAGAGATCCGAAATAAGGCCCTAAGCGCATACAAAGAAATCTCAAGAACGCAAATTTAA